The Tenebrio molitor chromosome 5, icTenMoli1.1, whole genome shotgun sequence genome segment ttatgtttttattaccaaatataaatgttcataTCTGGTAAAGAACATCCTTTATTGCAATATCTAGAACAAGAAACAGCTTTTGCCAATTCTTTGACgacaataaaacattaaaaaaccgATTAAATGGGATTCTTATAGTTTTTAGGGACAATTTGAGGATAAAGAAAATGCTCTTTGTCACTTTGTCAATGTTACTTGATATGTAATTACATAATTCTTATATGTCCATAAAATTATCAatatacagtcgcggacaaaaaaaagtaggacaagtcttattaagaaatttagccaaaattgACTTGAGTAAATCGTggttactataataaataaataaatatttttatagtaaccatagaaagggcaagcaaatttacattagcgaaaaaccattgtcctacttttttttatccGCCACTGTACCTattgaactttttttgtaaaaatattatgtttaCTTAATTTACTGAATGTAGGATGTGTCAAGGAACTATTTTGTCAAGCACGAGGTAATTAATTCgtccattttaaaattcaaatgaatGAACAATAGAAATTACTTTTACacttaatgaaaaatataattgtattttatcgAAAAGCAAGTTGTTACTATGTTGTGTTAATTGAGAAggttaagaaatttaaattagttaAACATATTATCCAACATTAAGtaaatgtttataaattatccctttttacattgaagtaccaataaattaataataatagatatttttgtaaagagcgatcaaattaatttgtaatcgagtcatctatggatttgaatccgtatgtcttctATTGATATGCCCAGATCTAGCCTATGTTTTAAGCCgtgttttttgttcaagaaacgacatacgatttcggattcatggataactcgattacaaattaatttgatcgctcgatattaaGGGCGTGAAGGAGGCAATTTTGGTTCGCGGCGGAATTATAAGCACGAGGCCCGAAGGGCCGAGGGATTATAAGACGCCAAAAGACCAAAATCGCCGTTCACGCccgaaaataattgtttttaaataatttaaatccaccttaaagctttgaaaaaataaatgacacgATTCgttctcaaaaatcaagagttACGTCGTTGGTTGCCGATATGacgcaacaaataaaattactattaaaattaattgttgttcttTTAGGCCTCAGGCCAAATTACTGTATAAATGACTTCATTTTGAtacgattttacaaaattgtcattttcagacttgacgttggaaagtaatttaaaaacaatagcaAAACCTAATTGTCGTTAATTACGGAATCAATCCAATCATTGAAAAAGTACACTTCTGTGAATACGTCCGGAGTTCCTTCTCCACATGGGTTCCCGTACGATACAACACCGGTTAGTTCTTCGTTACAGAGCAAGGGACCTCCCGAGTCTCCCAAACAAGCTGCCGTATCATTGCTGAAGGTACAAATTGTCTTCTCCGCAACTTCAAAATCTGATTCCGCTTCTTTCCATTCATCTTCACATTTAGAATGAGGTACCGGTTTGACGTAACCTAATTTCAGCTTCTTTGAAGGTTTACCAGGTTCAGGATAACCTGTGTATCCTTTCCCCAGCGCTTTACAAGAAGTGTCATAATCGTCCAGTTCAGCAGTCGCTCTTTTTGGAAAGTCAGTTATTTCTGACACATCTTCCGATAAGATCATAACAGCTATGTCGTTGGCTGGGCTGGGATCTTCGGTGAAATCCGGATGACTTATGAAATCCTTTACAGAATAATCCGTTCCGTCACTTATCAGGTCATTACTGCCAACAACTACTTTGCTGATTCTAAAAATGCAACCTTGAAACACTATCAGTAACTTAGCATTGAAATTTATACGAACCCTTCCGAACAATGAGCTGCGGTTATTACATGTCGTGAGTCAATTAGTGTTCCTCCACATGCAAAGTCGTCATTTTCATCTACCAAAGCTACCACAAACAAATAATCGCTGATATCGTCTAGCTCCTCGCCTCCAACAATCTTTGTTTCCTCCTCACCATTGCAAATGGCTAATAAACAAATCAGAACTTTTACTTTGCCATTAAATTAACACTAAGTCCAAAATTATGTTGAATGGTGTCTATCCCATATAAAATCTAATTAGCAATTTTAGATAGGAAAGCCTTTCTCAATAACAACTGATTTCTGTGTGTACTATAAAGACACGATATCTTTTCGATTGACTTAACTACAAATTTTTTCTATGACCATTTCGACAACATCAAAAACTTAACAAGGTAACAACTAGTGACTCTAAATCTAGATATAActcaaaagtgaaaaagttaaagtagcaattttgttattgcTCGTAACACAATTTTCTTTACGACTTATCGTACATATGTTAATACATATATAAATTTACTTCCTTGACGCAACagtatgaaaaaaatgtgatcCTTACCAAAAAATATCAGAGGTAAAAGAAACACTACTGTCTTCATTATTGCTATAAGCACTAGTTTGAACAATGTTTCAAAATACGATTCCCTTTATAGGTACTATTGATAAGATTATCATCTGCATGtttctatattttaaatttaaattgcttACTTTACAAGAATATACCCGGCGATTCCAAAACTCTTCTCATTTTATTGTtcctcattatttttttttaaagaaattgcaaACATTACAGAAGATAATTACAGTTCCCAAATTTATCAACAATGTAGACATTTATTgaccattaaattttttaattggtaatttattaattggtATTGGAATAGCTATTAACCGCGAGTAGAATACGGTACTTTTTCTAtgacattcaaatttaatcatTCTTATCATCAGAATTCATTTACTACTTCTTTTTAATAAACCCATGGAGTAATTATTTAACAGCAAATATGTGCGTAATGAACGGATTATTTAATATGTGTggagaaataattatttatgcaacaagtaacgtaagtgtaattttttattatctactTTCATACTGTAATGTGCcatatttcacaatttttttaagtgtcgTAATGGCAGTTTTACGGCACTAGTGCGGTAATAAAGCACTAGTGCAGTAAAGAgactaaattttgcaaaatttacaactatTTATTAACATAAATTACACAGTTTGAGACATTTTCAATATTGTCCCCAGACGCTGTCCCCAAGTTAATGCTGGGCTTTTCCACCATGACGTTACTTGTTGAGTATCTGAAGAGCCCATTATTTTcgttgcaattattttcttattttgaaCTGATGTTTCAACATATCCCTCTGCAACATTGTCAGACTTCCAACCTCCATGACGCTTGAGAGTATGCATATCTGCCCCTGCATCTGCCAATAATGATGCTGAGGATCTCCGAAAACAATGTCCTGTATAGTTTGCTGGTTCAGATAATCCTAATGCAGTAGCGATTTTCTTTGGAATTCCTCCGATTGTATTCACTCCAACAGGCTGCTGGGTACATTTACCTCCCCTGTAGGTAAGAAAAAATCTATCGTGCTTGGTCTGACTGGGACGCAAATCCAtatattttcgaaataaatcCAAACAACTTATTCCCTGAATATTTCCGTCTGTTATGGCAAATTCCCGtgtaattttagtttttgtattCGGCAAGGTGATCCAGATAAATTCTCCTTTATCTTGAACGTCTCGTCTCATCAAATTTGTGATCTCCTCGCGTCGACAAGcaccaaaaattccaaatatcAAAACGACCTGAAAGCATAATACGTTTgagattgttttttattatctcaGCTCCAATTTACCTTCATAAATAAGAAATCTTTATCATTCATTTCCTTAAGAAATTGGTGTATCTCCTCTTTGCAAAAAATGCACGATTTTTTAGGTCGGTATCCTTCTGATTTCCTCTTCAAGAAAGCCACAACCTGATGATATTGACTAATGTCAATCTTTATCTTAATCGACACCATCGTCCGCAACATAGAATACCGGCACCATAAGGAGGATGGTTTTAGCTTCTCTGATTGTTCCGCAAAATAGGCAAGGACCACCTTTTCAGAGACTTCACGAATTTTCTTGATTTCCATCcattcttcaaaatatttgtacacTATCTCATACCGCTCTTTGGATTTGGCAGGAATTAATGTATCTATAACAGATTGAGCAGCCAATTCTATGTCAGAAGGCAAATTTTCCTCTGAATCACTCATTTTTGCACTGACACTGCAACTTGCTTTCATTGGAacacttttattattattattattattattattattattattattattattattaatttcatgctCAACAGGAAAATCCCAATTAAAGAGCACGTATAATTCGAcctatacaaattaaatatccGACAAATCCAACGATTTTAACACTTCAATGCTACAGGAGAACAGATCAACAAGATCACCGACAGAGTTGGAAATATTGAGCATGTTGTTCAAaggagaaaatttaagaaaatccGTTCTCGGAGTTGATAAATAGAATAAGTTTTTACTACGAGTAGTAATAGAATGCTtaccaacacaaaaattaatctgaCTGAGCAGAGAACAGCAGTCAATCAAGTTATGAACGATTTTGTACAAGaacaataaattcattaatttattgcgtTCAGATAAGGTTTTAAACGAGAAACGTTCTAATAAAATGGTCTGTGAATATCCAATAGGAGGATAGCGTCCATCCTCTCTGAAACACAAGTATTTTAAGAATCTACGCTGCAAATGTTCAATACTAGCAATGTGAACAGCATGATGAGGAAACCAAACAATCGACGCATATTCAAGTTTACTTCtgacaaatgattgaaataaGTATATTAATGTGGAGATATTAGAGAAATCTCTGGTATTCCTAATAATATAGCCATAGGTCTTCCaggatttttttataacagaGTTGATGTGGCCTGTAAAAGACAGCTTATTATCAAACAGCACTCCCAAGTCAGAAACCAATTCAGGTCTCTCCAAAACAGCACCATCAATATTATAATCAAATtcaatcttttgttttttattactaaGAGTCATTACAATACATTTGGTTATATTTAACTGAAGGCTATTTCGTATGCACCAAGTGGAGATTAAATCAATATTATCCTGCAACCTGACACAATCACCAAATTCTTTAATAGACGTAAAAATCTTCATGTCATCTGCGTACAGCAAACAGGATACTGAAAGATCCTCAATtatgtcattaataaaaatattgaagagtAGCGGTCCCAACATAGATCCTTGAGGCACACCAGAGGAGCAATCAAAAACATTAGAGTGGTGTCCATGAACACTAACAAACTGTTTACGACCACTCAGGtaagaatacaaaaaatttacaaagttaGAAGAGCAACCCAATGTCTCCAGCTTTCTGACAAGGATTTCATGGTCCAGCCTATCAAAagcttttgaaaaatcagtataTATCACATCAGTTTGGAGGCCCAGATCCATTGAATTAGCTACATACTGTGTGAAAGTACATAAATTGGATATCGTTGACCTACCTCTCACAAAGCCATGTTGTGACTCTGAgatataacttttaaaatgaaaagacaAGGTATCTGATATTATGAATTCAAATACTTTAGAAAAATTGCTGCAGATCGAAACAGGCCGATAATTTTCAATGCAACTGCGATCACCCTTCTTAAAAACCGGCACAACCCTTGCAGTTTTCCAAATTGCAGGAAACGCATTAGTCTTCAAACACAAGTTGAAAATCACTACCAAAGGAGAAACGAAAACCTCAACACATTCACGGATTAGAAATGATGGGATCATATCAGGACCAGCTGTGAATTTCAACTTAAGTTTGGATATTGCATTCAAAACATCTTGTTCGTTAACAGCATTTAAGAAGAAATTACAAGATGTACTCCATTCTTCAACAGATGACTCTATGACTGAAGCTTTTTCGCAATAAGCAGACTCAAAATAATTAGCAAAAGCTCCCGTAATCTCATCAGCGCCAGAAACTTCCGCTCCAGAAAAAGTCATATTAAGAGGAATACCAGTACCGTTCTGTTTGAATTTGACGAACTGCCAGAACTTATTAGGATCTCTCTTTATGTCAGCCTCAGCTTTAGCAACGTATTGATCATACTGCCTTTTAATATCACCTTTAATATCTCGACGTAACATTCTATATTTCTCCAGATCACACAGTTTGCCAGATACCCTAAATTTCTTCAATATTCTGTGTTTCAActtaattttcttaataagCTCATACGAAAACCAAGGCGGATAATTATGcctacgtttttttttctttggaacAATTAAGTCAAACAGCTCAAATAACTTATTGTAGAAACCATGACATGCCAAATCGACATCCTCATAGCTCTCAAGAAAAGACCAATCTATAAGAAGAAGTTCGTTACGCACCATCTCCATATCAATTgccctaaaattaaaattatcaccATCATCAACACCATAAATGAACTTCCTTATCTTGATTCTAACGTCAATGGATACCAAAAGAGATGGATGATGAGGATCCTCAGGGACAAGACCCTCCTCACCCCTGGTCACACTACAATGTAAATTCGACAGAACCAAATCGAGTAGCCGATCATTATCATTAGTAATAGAGTTATGCTGCTGAATAGATAACTCacttaaaatatgaaaaatcgGAACTGCATTACCCCGAAGTTGATCtaaattcttttgaaaaaagtaaacaactTCGTAACCACGGTTATTAGATAGATTAGCCGCCCTATTATTTTTGCAtaaacgcaattttaaaaatttaattaaacacaaaaatattggtgttaaTTATGAAAGTAGATAAAACGTTGTACGATATTTGTATCGTAATGTGTCGTTACGATACTTGATGGATTATCCAACTCGCCTTCGGCTTGTTAGACAATTTCTCCATCGCGTATCGTAAAATTCCACATTACGATACACatatcgtaaataactattatcgaGTTTCTAGAggtattgaaattattgaatacACCACGTCCCCAGGtgtatacattattttttctatttcttatggcttttttcttttacttGTCTCCCATGGGAGCTTTGGCAACGATTTTCTCCGTCGTCGGTGACAACAAGATGGGTGTACCATAAATAGTTGTTACTGACTTGGGAAACGGGTTtggttaaaagaaaaaaagttcaCTGTGTAGAGTAATAAATAAGATAACTTCAAAGTGTCGACGTGTATTTAGtaaatatgtacttaaaaaaagtaaaatacagCAAAGTAGGTACTAAAACAACGCATAATATTTTGCAGTGATAACAAGTGAAAAAACATATTGTTGTGACATATAACAGAATATTATATCACGACAATTCACCACATCTTGCTAAATATTGTAAACTCTAACCCCACAGTTTATTGATTAAGCTGATGCAGTTTATACAGTATGTTTCAAATAATTTCGGATCAAGTaggttttgaaaaacaaaagcattccACCGTCCAATGGAAGACGAACCCCAATTATctctcaggcaactgtcgcagtAGACTGAGCTATcagtgacaacttgtcaaagaATTGTTCAAAGGGATCTTcagttaatattaaattaaaatgaaattctcTGTAACTGTAAGACAATTGTTctattatttattgcaatttaaaaaaaatgtcgttgatttttctacaaaaatattatttgagaCTGTAGAAGTTCCTTAAAGAGAAGACCACTTATAATAAAAGTCGTTGTATTGATTACGATTTTATTACGTTCtttacatttcatttaatGTAACCTTAAGGAAAACATATTACTTTGTCACCTGAATTTAACgagtaaagaaaaaacaatagaAAAACCTAATTGTCATTGATGACGGAATCAATCCAATCATTGAAAAAGTACACTTCTGTGAATACGTCCGGAATTCCTTTTTTACATGGTCTCCCGTAGGATACAACACCAGTTAATTCTTCGTTACAGAGCAATGGACCTCCTGAGTCTCCCGTACAGGTTGCAGTATCGTCGCTGAAGGTACAAAATGTCTTCTCCGCAACTTTGAaacttgaattaaatttttcccaTTCATCTTGACATTTAGAATGGGGTACCGGTTTGACGTAACCTAATTTCAGTTTCTTTGAGGGTTTACCAGGCTCAGGATAACCAGTGAATCCTTTCCCCAGCGCTTTACAAGAAGTGTCATAATCGTCCAGTTCAGCTGACGCTCTTTTTGGAAACTCGGTCACCTCTGACACATCTTCCGATAAGATCATAACAGCTATGTCGTTGGCTGGGCTGGGAGTTTCGGTGAAATCCGGATGACTTATGAAATCCTTTACAGAATAATCCGTTCCGTCACTTATCAGGTCATTACTGCCAACAACTACTTTGCTGATTCTAAAAATGCAACCTTGAAACATTATCAATAACTTAGCATTGAAATTTAGACGAACCCCACCGAACAATGAGCTGCGGTTATTACATGTCGTGAGTCAATCAGTGTTCCTCCACATTCAAACTCGTCATTTTCACTTACCAAAGCTACCACAAACAAATAGTCGCTGATATCGTCTAGCTCCTCGCCTCCAACAATCTTTGTTTTCTTCTCACCATTGCAAATGGCTAATAAACAAATCAGAACTCTTacttttctattaaaataacaCTTAgtcaaaaattatgtttttctactaatattaaataatactgtaattattaaagtgtttttcgtTGGATAACAGGTGAATTACACAAAATCAGTAATTCCGCTCATTAAATAATATACTTTTATTACACATTCATTGCCTAACTATTCTAAATGGTGGCTATCCGATTTTGCTATAAACTTTTCGACGACATGAACAAAGAATCAACAACTGAACAACTAGTGCCTCTAAATCTATATGAAATTTCTTAGAAGTGAAAGAGCTATCTTTTTTCGTAATTATGTTATTGCTCA includes the following:
- the LOC138131717 gene encoding chymotrypsin-1-like isoform X2, producing the protein MKTVVFLLPLIFFAICNGEEETKIVGGEELDDISDYLFVVALVDENDDFACGGTLIDSRHVITAAHCSEGISKVVVGSNDLISDGTDYSVKDFISHPDFTEDPSPANDIAVMILSEDVSEITDFPKRATAELDDYDTSCKALGKGYTGYPEPGKPSKKLKLGYVKPVPHSKCEDEWKEAESDFEVAEKTICTFSNDTAACLGDSGGPLLCNEELTGVVSYGNPCGEGTPDVFTEVYFFNDWIDSVINDN
- the LOC138131717 gene encoding tyrosine recombinase XerC-like isoform X1, with the protein product MSDSEENLPSDIELAAQSVIDTLIPAKSKERYEIVYKYFEEWMEIKKIREVSEKVVLAYFAEQSEKLKPSSLWCRYSMLRTMVSIKIKIDISQYHQVVAFLKRKSEGYRPKKSCIFCKEEIHQFLKEMNDKDFLFMKVVLIFGIFGACRREEITNLMRRDVQDKGEFIWITLPNTKTKITREFAITDGNIQGISCLDLFRKYMDLRPSQTKHDRFFLTYRGGKCTQQPVGVNTIGGIPKKIATALGLSEPANYTGHCFRRSSASLLADAGADMHTLKRHGGWKSDNVAEGYVETSVQNKKIIATKIMGSSDTQQVTSWWKSPALTWGQRLGTILKMSQTV
- the LOC138130287 gene encoding chymotrypsin-1-like; the encoded protein is MFQGCIFRISKVVVGSNDLISDGTDYSVKDFISHPDFTETPSPANDIAVMILSEDVSEVTEFPKRASAELDDYDTSCKALGKGFTGYPEPGKPSKKLKLGYVKPVPHSKCQDEWEKFNSSFKVAEKTFCTFSDDTATCTGDSGGPLLCNEELTGVVSYGRPCKKGIPDVFTEVYFFNDWIDSVINDN